In Alosa sapidissima isolate fAloSap1 chromosome 4, fAloSap1.pri, whole genome shotgun sequence, the following are encoded in one genomic region:
- the rae1 gene encoding mRNA export factor isoform X1, with amino-acid sequence MSLFGTTAGFGTGGTSVFGSATTDTHNPMKDVEVTSPPDDSISCLAFSPPTLPGNFLIGGSWANDVRCWEVQDNGQTVPKAQQMHTGPVLDVCWSDDGSKVFTASCDKTAKMWDLNSNQAMQIAQHEGPIKSIHWIKAPNYSCIMTGSWDKTLKFWDTRSPNPMMSLQMPERSYCADVVYPMAVVATAERGLIVYQLENQPSEFRRIDSPLKHQHRCVAIFKDKQNKPTGFALGSIEGRVAIHYINPPNPAKDNFTFKCHRSNGTNTATPQDIYAVNAIAFHPVHGTLATVGSDGRFSFWDKDARTKLKTSELLDQPITACCFNNNGNIFAYSSSYDWSKGHEYYNPQKKNYIFLRNAAEELKPRNKKW; translated from the exons ATGAGTTTATTTGGGACAACCGCCGGTTTTGGTACTGGAGGAACAAGTGTGTTTGGTAGTGCcacgacagacacacataatccAATGAAG GATGTAGAGGTGACGTCTCCACCTGATGACAGCATTAGCTGTCTGGCCTTTAGCCCCCCAACTCTCCCGGGAAATTTCCTCATTGGAGGCTCATGGGCCAACGAT gtgCGGTGTTGGGAAGTGCAGGACAATGGCCAAACGGTGCCTAAAGCTCAGCAAATGCACACAGGTCCAGTGCTGGATGTCTGCTGGAGTGAC GATGGGAGTAAAGTCTTCACTGCCTCATGTGACAAAACAGCCAAGATGTGGGATCTGAACAGCAACCAGGCCATGCAGATTGCACAG CATGAGGGCCCAATTAAATCAATTCACTGGATAAAGGCTCCTAACTATAGCTGTATCATGACAGGAAGTTGGGACAAAACACTGAAG TTTTGGGACACGCGCTCCCCAAACCCCATGATGTCACTGCAGATGCCAGAACGTAGCTATTGTGCCGACGTG GTGTATCCCATGGCGGTGGTTGCCACGGCAGAGAGAGGTCTGATTGTGTATCAGCTGGAGAATCAGCCATCAGAGTTCCGAAGAATAGATTCACCTCTGAAGCACCAG CATCGTTGTGTGGCCATCTTCAAGGACAAGCAGAACAAGCCTACAGGCTTTGCGCTCGGCAGCATTGAGGGACGGGTGGCTATTCATTACATTAATCCTCCAAATCC AGCCAAGGACAACTTCACCTTCAAGTGCCATAGATCCAATGGAACCAATACTGCCACTCCCCAGGATATCTACGCT GTGAATGCTATAGCTTTTCATCCTGTCCATGGCACCTTGGCAACCGTGGGCTCAGATGGTCGGTTCAGCTTCTGGGACAAGGATGCCCGCACCAAGCTGAAGACCTCGGAACTGCTGGATCAGCCAATCACGGCCTGCTGCTTCAACAACAATGGAAATATCTTTGCCTACTCCTCCAGTTATGATTGGTCAAAG GGCCATGAGTACTACAATCCCCAGAAGAAGAACTACATCTTCCTGCGAAACGCTGCCGAGGAGTTGAAGCCTCGGAACAAGAAATGGTGA
- the rae1 gene encoding mRNA export factor isoform X2 yields MSLFGTTAGFGTGGTSVFGSATTDTHNPMKDVEVTSPPDDSISCLAFSPPTLPGNFLIGGSWANDVRCWEVQDNGQTVPKAQQMHTGPVLDVCWSDDGSKVFTASCDKTAKMWDLNSNQAMQIAQHEGPIKSIHWIKAPNYSCIMTGSWDKTLKFWDTRSPNPMMSLQMPERSYCADVVYPMAVVATAERGLIVYQLENQPSEFRRIDSPLKHQHRCVAIFKDKQNKPTGFALGSIEGRVAIHYINPPNPAKDNFTFKCHRSNGTNTATPQDIYAVNAIAFHPVHGTLATVGSDGRFSFWDKDARTKLKTSELLDQPITACCFNNNGNIFAYSSSYDWSKGHEYYNPQKKNYIFLRNAAEELKPRNKK; encoded by the exons ATGAGTTTATTTGGGACAACCGCCGGTTTTGGTACTGGAGGAACAAGTGTGTTTGGTAGTGCcacgacagacacacataatccAATGAAG GATGTAGAGGTGACGTCTCCACCTGATGACAGCATTAGCTGTCTGGCCTTTAGCCCCCCAACTCTCCCGGGAAATTTCCTCATTGGAGGCTCATGGGCCAACGAT gtgCGGTGTTGGGAAGTGCAGGACAATGGCCAAACGGTGCCTAAAGCTCAGCAAATGCACACAGGTCCAGTGCTGGATGTCTGCTGGAGTGAC GATGGGAGTAAAGTCTTCACTGCCTCATGTGACAAAACAGCCAAGATGTGGGATCTGAACAGCAACCAGGCCATGCAGATTGCACAG CATGAGGGCCCAATTAAATCAATTCACTGGATAAAGGCTCCTAACTATAGCTGTATCATGACAGGAAGTTGGGACAAAACACTGAAG TTTTGGGACACGCGCTCCCCAAACCCCATGATGTCACTGCAGATGCCAGAACGTAGCTATTGTGCCGACGTG GTGTATCCCATGGCGGTGGTTGCCACGGCAGAGAGAGGTCTGATTGTGTATCAGCTGGAGAATCAGCCATCAGAGTTCCGAAGAATAGATTCACCTCTGAAGCACCAG CATCGTTGTGTGGCCATCTTCAAGGACAAGCAGAACAAGCCTACAGGCTTTGCGCTCGGCAGCATTGAGGGACGGGTGGCTATTCATTACATTAATCCTCCAAATCC AGCCAAGGACAACTTCACCTTCAAGTGCCATAGATCCAATGGAACCAATACTGCCACTCCCCAGGATATCTACGCT GTGAATGCTATAGCTTTTCATCCTGTCCATGGCACCTTGGCAACCGTGGGCTCAGATGGTCGGTTCAGCTTCTGGGACAAGGATGCCCGCACCAAGCTGAAGACCTCGGAACTGCTGGATCAGCCAATCACGGCCTGCTGCTTCAACAACAATGGAAATATCTTTGCCTACTCCTCCAGTTATGATTGGTCAAAG GGCCATGAGTACTACAATCCCCAGAAGAAGAACTACATCTTCCTGCGAAACGCTGCCGAGGAGTTGAAGCCTCGGAACAAGAAATG A